The genomic region TTAATTATGATTCATCCTGAAACATAATCTAACATTTTAGGCATTGATTAGCAATAACTTAGCGGACATTTTCGAACATTAAGATTCATTAAGAAACACACCTGTATTTGGACTTAAAATCCAATGGGTATTAAAATGCCCGTATCGGTTCGAGTCCGATCAGCGGTACAAAAAGCCTCGTAAAACATTGTTTTTGCGAGGCTTTTTTTGTTTTGATCTCATCAAAATCCGGATTTTTCAGAAATTACATTTCCAATTTTTAGTGGTTAAACCCCAATATTCGCTTTTGAACGGTTTGCATAACTCATTTTCATCTTTTATATACCCTAAATTTTTATTGTTATATAATTTCGTTTAATATCAATTCATGTTATTATTAAGGTATTATGCTTTTACGCAATCGAATTAACGGGACATAATGGATAAAAACCAGAAAAAAACGGTAATGATCGTCGAGGACGATTTAATACTGAATCTTCTGTACGAGAGTTACTTAGAAAAATTGGGATATGACGCTGAAGGGGAACTTGTTTATGGTAAAACAGCCATAGAGGTCGCTCAAAAAATCAATCCCGATCTTATTCTAATGGACATCTCTTTGGAAGGTGAAATTGATGGGATCACTGCCATGAACGAGATTCGAAAATTCTCAGATGTACCAGTGATCTATATTACAGGAAATTCTGATCCTCATCACGTACAACGAGCTAAAGAAACAGGTTATCTCGACTATCTGGTCAAACCCATTGAATTTAATGACCTTAAAGAATCTATAGAACGAAATTTTAAGAAAATTAATAAGTAGGTTTATAGGGTTATAAAATCTTATCTAAGTTCCTCTCTCATCTCACGCCATTATAATATAAAGGCTTAATATGGTCTTTCGCAGTTGTGTATTACTATAAATATTGGCTAAAGGTTTTTTTCTTGATTATAATTTTACCAAATTTGAGTTTAATCATGCAGTCTTAATGCTATATTACAGGGTTAATATCTATAAATAATATTGATATGAAAGTATTAAGGAACAGAGCTTTTCGTTGGGTATTGTTGATGAGCGGGCTTGTGGCTATAATTGCACTCGCCGGAATGAATGTGCTCTCATTATATGATCTGCGCGATCGAATGGTGGAAGGAGAGGAAGAACGTCGAATTGATCAGATGGATGAGATAAATGATACCATTCGGAATCAAATTATTGACCCATTAAGAGGTTTAGGTAAAATTGAACTTGAACCTATTGAATCATCGATTCAGCAAACAGGCCAGTTTCCTGATAATATGCAGGAAATACTTATAAAAGCTTCCCAAAGCCCTTTCTTTACCGGTATTTACTTTACTCCGGAAAATACTAACCCCTGCGATGAGAATACTTCGATATATGTATATAATCCCGAACAAAATCAAATCAACCCCACGGATGATTACCCCGGATTAGTTTGTGACGGCGTCGGATTAGCTCGTACCAAAACCAGGATTCAGCTCAATGACTTTAATTACCGCTGGAATAATAATTTTGAATTTGACACACATCGCAGCTTAAACCTGGGTCTTATCAATATCGCCGAACACAGAATGATTGGTGTCCTTACGCTTACCTTAAATGAAAATTATATTATTAACGAGGTTATTCCTCCTTATTTAACCAGTTATTTTGGAAGCAGCAGTGATGAAACTGGAATTGTTGTATGGGTGCGTGATTGGGTAACTGATGAAATTCTTGCAAGCAATGACCCTTCAGTTCCCTTCAACCAAGATTTAGTAGACCACAGAATGAGGTTTTCCGGATCGGGATTCTTTGATAATTGGTTCTTAAATATTGCTTTCCTCGATTCTCCTGTTGCAAGTGCTTATAACTCTACACTGGTTAAAAACCTGGTGGTTTTAGGAGTAGCCATGTTGTTCCTGATGGGGGCCCTGATATTCATGTTTGCAACGGCACAGCGGGAACGACACCTTGCCCAAAGACAAGCCAACTTTTTGGCAAATGTAACTCATGAGTTGAAAACCCCACTTGCTGTTATGCAGGCGGCCGGAGAAAATATATCTGACGGAAGGGTAACCGATCCCAAACGTCTTAAACAGTATGGAGAACACATTTATAATGAATCCATCCGGTTGCGCGGCATGATTGAAAAGTTACTGGATGTAGCCCGAGTTGATTCCGGGAAAGACATGGTTAAAGCTGCCCCCTATCGCCTTCATGATCTTTTAAGTAATTACTTGTCAGAAAACAGAGAATACATCGAGAAGAAAGGATTTGAAGTAAAATTCAAATCACATGATGAAACCGCACTCACAATGATTGACATTGATAATTTTGAAACAATTGTGAACAATCTTACTGAAAATGCTATAAAATATAGCACAGATGAAAAATGTATTGAATATCAGATTTCATCAAACAGTGATGATGTCTTCTTTAGTATCACCGACCATGGAATTGGAATTCCAAAAAGAGATCAAAAAAATATCTTCAATAAATTCTACCGCGTTGAAGATTCTGATTCTAAGAGTACCAAAGTTAAAGGACATGGATTAGGACTCAGCATCGTTAAAAATATGGTAGAAATGAATGGTGGAAATATTATAATTAAAAGTAGCCCGGGGAAGGGTACAACATTTATTGTAAGATTTCCTAAATTGATGAGAGAAGAGGTTTCGGCTGAACAGGTACAATCAACTGCTACGGACTC from Gracilimonas sp. harbors:
- a CDS encoding response regulator codes for the protein MDKNQKKTVMIVEDDLILNLLYESYLEKLGYDAEGELVYGKTAIEVAQKINPDLILMDISLEGEIDGITAMNEIRKFSDVPVIYITGNSDPHHVQRAKETGYLDYLVKPIEFNDLKESIERNFKKINK
- a CDS encoding HAMP domain-containing sensor histidine kinase — translated: MKVLRNRAFRWVLLMSGLVAIIALAGMNVLSLYDLRDRMVEGEEERRIDQMDEINDTIRNQIIDPLRGLGKIELEPIESSIQQTGQFPDNMQEILIKASQSPFFTGIYFTPENTNPCDENTSIYVYNPEQNQINPTDDYPGLVCDGVGLARTKTRIQLNDFNYRWNNNFEFDTHRSLNLGLINIAEHRMIGVLTLTLNENYIINEVIPPYLTSYFGSSSDETGIVVWVRDWVTDEILASNDPSVPFNQDLVDHRMRFSGSGFFDNWFLNIAFLDSPVASAYNSTLVKNLVVLGVAMLFLMGALIFMFATAQRERHLAQRQANFLANVTHELKTPLAVMQAAGENISDGRVTDPKRLKQYGEHIYNESIRLRGMIEKLLDVARVDSGKDMVKAAPYRLHDLLSNYLSENREYIEKKGFEVKFKSHDETALTMIDIDNFETIVNNLTENAIKYSTDEKCIEYQISSNSDDVFFSITDHGIGIPKRDQKNIFNKFYRVEDSDSKSTKVKGHGLGLSIVKNMVEMNGGNIIIKSSPGKGTTFIVRFPKLMREEVSAEQVQSTATDSSSPEKINEQTKYVG